The segment GAGCAAATAATCTGAAACTCGCTTCCCATTCACCAGACATCCCCCGGTACTGTTTTTGTCCCGCAAATAGAAATGCCCATCCTGATAGGCAATTTCCGCATGTTGGCGCGAAACATAGGAGTCATTGATTTGAAGGTGGTTTGTTCTCAATCTTCCAATGGTGAAGACCGGTGCATTAATCGGGACAATATGTGTTTGTCCTGAGCTATCCAGGTAACTGAGGGTGGCATAGGGAAGGGAATGAGAAATCTCTTTCATAGAGAACCCCAGGAACGAAAATTATAAAAGGAATGGATCAACCGTGTGGAACGGTGTGGTTGTCTGGAAGAATCAATGTGGGTCCAGCATACCACGTTTACTTCAGGTTTGAGAGTCAGGAAACAAAAAGATTTACAAAACCCGGTTAATCAAAGTCATCGGCTTTTTCATAGGCACCTGTTTTTCCCGTGACAGATGGCGGAGTTTCACGAATCGGAAGCCGGATCGTGATTTCAGTCCCGCCCCGGTTTTGCTCAGAGGTTTGAGGACCGCTGGTCACGCTGATTGTCCCCTGGTGATCGGTAATAATTTGATACACAATGGCCATTCCAAGCCCAGTTCCTCCTGTCCGTGAAGAATTAAATGGCTCAAATAAGCGATCCATTTGTTCTTGTGACATTCCAAGTCCAGTATCCTTCAATTTGATTTCGATCTCTTTGCCAAATGAGGATTCCATGAGGATGTCGAGGGTCCCGCCCTCAGGCATTGCCTGAAGGGAATTTCGTGACAGATTCCACATGACCTGCCGGATTTGGCCTGCATCAGCCAGGAGAATCAATGGTCGGGATTTAATCTGAACGGTAATTTGGTGATTCGGGTGGAGTTCGGGACTATTTCTGAGCAAGGTGACAGTTTCTTCAATGACTGGAACCAGATCAACACGGGTCATATGTGGGTGGCTGGGCCGGGCGTAGGCCAGAAAATCAGTGATAATTCGATTTAACCGATCAGATTCTCGAAGAATAATCTGGAACAGATATCCCTGATCCTCAGTCATCTCCATTTCACTGCGTAACAACTGGATTGATCCACGCATGGCAGCCAGCGGGTTGCGGATTTCATGAGCAATTCCGGCTGCCATTTTCCCCAGAGCTGCCAGGCGGTCGCGCCGGCGGATTTCCTGTTCCAATTTGATTACTTCGGTCAGGTCCTGAAACGAAAAAACATATCCAGTGACGGTAGACGATTCGCTGATTAAAGGAGAGGCACTAAATCCCAAATGGACGGTGCGTCCGTCTTGTGCAACGCAATCAACATCAAACCGAGGAAGACGCTTTGAGGTTTGAATTTCGCTTTGGTCAAAGAGGCTAAAGGCAGACAAATCTCCAAAAATATCATAAAAATGACGACCACGAACCCGAGCTGACTGATAGCGAGTGATTTCTTCGGCAGCCCGATTAAAAGAAAGAACCGTCCCGGTCAAGTCAGTGGTCACCAATCCACTGTTGATACTTTGAACAATCCGTTCATTAAATGCTCGTAAATCAGCCAGATACCGGGTGGCTATTTCCAAATCAGAATCACTGCGACGTAATCGTTCCGCGAGTTGACCGCCTAAAATTGTTAAAAGTAGAAGGGCAAGCGTATACAATGGCAGATTATTTTGGTGGGTACTTTGAAGAAACCGACCGTCATCACTCAGAATTTTAAAATAAAATAGCCCAAAGAGTGCTGAATAATTGACCACACACCCAATGCCGACGCTTAAAACCCCTGGCCGAGGGAGTACCATGCTGGCTCCCAACACGATCACCAGATAGAGCGGCGCCAAAGAAAAATCAGAGGCCCGCATCAGGTAAATCAACCAGGTGGTGAGTACCACATCAGTATACACCTGGATATAAAGCTGTATCCGATAGTGTTCTGAAAGC is part of the Acidobacteriota bacterium genome and harbors:
- a CDS encoding PAS domain S-box protein, producing MYTRVLSLILSRLVIVILLLGLGIIVNASYNPNLNLKPLLIFAAAVCLLSVGYFVALRLSEHYRIQLYIQVYTDVVLTTWLIYLMRASDFSLAPLYLVIVLGASMVLPRPGVLSVGIGCVVNYSALFGLFYFKILSDDGRFLQSTHQNNLPLYTLALLLLTILGGQLAERLRRSDSDLEIATRYLADLRAFNERIVQSINSGLVTTDLTGTVLSFNRAAEEITRYQSARVRGRHFYDIFGDLSAFSLFDQSEIQTSKRLPRFDVDCVAQDGRTVHLGFSASPLISESSTVTGYVFSFQDLTEVIKLEQEIRRRDRLAALGKMAAGIAHEIRNPLAAMRGSIQLLRSEMEMTEDQGYLFQIILRESDRLNRIITDFLAYARPSHPHMTRVDLVPVIEETVTLLRNSPELHPNHQITVQIKSRPLILLADAGQIRQVMWNLSRNSLQAMPEGGTLDILMESSFGKEIEIKLKDTGLGMSQEQMDRLFEPFNSSRTGGTGLGMAIVYQIITDHQGTISVTSGPQTSEQNRGGTEITIRLPIRETPPSVTGKTGAYEKADDFD